The following are encoded together in the bacterium genome:
- a CDS encoding extracellular solute-binding protein, translated as MKKLFLFITVSAFLLTFFAGFASAAEVVVYSARNEHLIEPLFEEFTKETGIKTKFITDKAGALVQRLKTEGARTPADVLITVDAGNLWYAADQGLLQPVSSEILETNIPEHLRDPQGKLFCLSIRARTIVYNTDRVKPEELFTYEALGDPKWKGRLLLRTSKKVYNQSLVAMLISEHGVDHTESIVRSWVGNLAADPFSNDTKVMEAIAAGQGDAGIVNSYYYGRLIKKKPDLPLALFWPGQSSSGVHVNVFGAGITTYATHKYEALKFLEWLTSPKAQRVFADSNMEYPVNSAVEPHLTVKSWGTYKQSTMNLAQAGTL; from the coding sequence ATGAAAAAGCTATTTTTGTTTATCACTGTCAGCGCTTTTCTACTCACCTTCTTCGCCGGTTTCGCCAGTGCGGCGGAGGTTGTTGTTTACTCGGCCAGGAACGAACATCTCATTGAACCGCTTTTTGAGGAATTCACCAAAGAGACAGGGATCAAGACCAAGTTTATCACCGACAAGGCAGGGGCCCTTGTCCAAAGACTCAAAACTGAAGGCGCGAGAACTCCAGCCGATGTCCTGATCACCGTGGATGCCGGAAATCTTTGGTATGCGGCCGACCAGGGGCTCCTCCAGCCTGTAAGTTCAGAAATTCTGGAGACGAACATCCCTGAACACCTCCGGGACCCCCAGGGAAAGTTGTTCTGTCTTTCCATTAGGGCACGGACCATCGTCTACAACACGGATAGGGTGAAACCGGAGGAACTCTTTACTTATGAGGCGCTAGGTGACCCGAAATGGAAGGGACGACTTTTACTTCGTACATCCAAGAAGGTCTACAACCAGTCCCTGGTGGCCATGCTCATCTCCGAGCATGGAGTCGACCATACGGAGAGCATCGTCCGATCCTGGGTCGGCAACCTTGCCGCTGATCCGTTTTCCAACGACACCAAGGTCATGGAAGCCATAGCCGCCGGTCAGGGAGATGCAGGTATTGTTAACAGCTACTATTACGGCCGATTGATTAAAAAGAAACCTGACTTGCCTCTTGCTCTTTTCTGGCCGGGCCAGAGCAGCAGCGGTGTTCATGTAAACGTTTTCGGGGCCGGGATAACGACCTACGCTACTCATAAATACGAGGCATTAAAGTTTCTGGAGTGGCTGACATCTCCGAAGGCGCAGCGTGTTTTTGCCGACTCTAACATGGAATATCCCGTGAACTCCGCAGTCGAACCTCACCTCACCGTTAAATCATGGGGAACCTATAAACAGAGTACCATGAACCTGGCACAGGCCGGAACACTTTAG
- the amrB gene encoding AmmeMemoRadiSam system protein B, with product MKEISRRNLIRILFGATAAAILPVRWAYRKVRYPVSKTEARFYKKLSILLAVGLLPMALVATACNAKSVQTPVVVGRFYPAHPTELKTMVRSFLEGAGEQKVKGEIYGLIAPHAGYVYSGPAAGHAYNEVEGKEYEVVVVIAPSHTSTLAGVSVLDADAYRTPLGEISIDREAVRALIGQSDLISYGPALFAREHSMEVHLPFLQTALAPGFTIVPVVMGSPDPRLAETFAEILAHQFRGRNVLYVASSDMSHYLPYDQAKAKDSGTLDIIGNGEIETLVSQCSTKQSELCGLGPVQVMMHLGKKMGIEGGTILKYENSGDTAGDRNRVVGYGSIAFVNPSGDLSLLDKKSLLTLARTTLTAYVNDKERPEFLPGSTALTKPGAAFVTLKSRGQLRGCIGQLRATMPLYRSVVEMTVSSCSRDSRFTPVKPEELPNISLEISVMSPFMKVGSVDDIEVGRDGLYLTYMGQSGVLLPQVPVEQGWDKDEYLKGICRKAGLPDKTWEKQGAELYRFTAQVFSE from the coding sequence ATGAAAGAAATTTCACGCAGAAACCTCATCCGGATTCTTTTTGGTGCCACCGCCGCCGCGATATTGCCGGTGCGGTGGGCCTACCGCAAGGTCCGGTATCCGGTGAGCAAAACCGAAGCGCGTTTTTATAAAAAGCTGTCGATCCTCCTGGCGGTGGGACTCCTACCCATGGCTCTTGTGGCCACGGCATGCAACGCAAAATCAGTTCAGACGCCGGTAGTGGTGGGCAGATTCTACCCGGCTCATCCCACAGAGCTTAAGACTATGGTCAGATCCTTCCTGGAGGGAGCGGGTGAACAGAAAGTCAAAGGAGAGATCTACGGCCTCATAGCTCCCCATGCAGGCTACGTCTACTCCGGGCCGGCAGCCGGGCACGCCTATAATGAGGTAGAAGGTAAAGAATACGAAGTCGTTGTTGTCATCGCTCCGTCCCACACCTCCACCCTCGCCGGGGTCTCCGTCCTCGATGCGGACGCCTATCGAACCCCGCTGGGAGAAATTTCCATTGACAGGGAGGCTGTCCGTGCCCTCATAGGCCAGTCCGATTTGATCTCCTATGGTCCAGCCCTGTTCGCCAGGGAGCACTCCATGGAGGTCCACCTGCCGTTCCTGCAAACCGCTCTGGCGCCCGGCTTTACGATCGTTCCGGTGGTTATGGGAAGCCCTGACCCCAGGCTCGCAGAAACCTTCGCTGAGATACTGGCCCACCAGTTTCGGGGACGCAATGTGCTTTACGTGGCCAGTTCCGATATGTCCCACTATCTGCCCTACGATCAAGCCAAAGCTAAAGATTCCGGCACTCTCGACATTATCGGAAACGGTGAGATCGAGACCCTGGTCAGCCAGTGCTCCACAAAACAATCGGAATTGTGCGGCCTCGGGCCTGTTCAGGTAATGATGCACCTGGGCAAAAAGATGGGTATCGAAGGAGGAACGATCCTCAAATACGAGAACTCCGGCGACACGGCCGGGGATCGGAACCGTGTGGTGGGTTATGGCTCCATCGCCTTCGTCAACCCCTCCGGGGATCTGTCCTTATTAGACAAGAAATCCCTCCTCACCCTGGCTCGCACGACCCTCACCGCCTATGTCAACGACAAGGAGCGGCCTGAGTTTCTCCCTGGATCCACGGCATTGACAAAGCCTGGCGCAGCCTTTGTCACCCTCAAATCAAGGGGACAGCTCAGGGGGTGTATCGGACAGCTTAGAGCCACCATGCCCCTTTACCGCTCCGTGGTAGAGATGACCGTCTCCTCGTGCAGCCGGGACAGCCGATTCACACCTGTAAAGCCTGAAGAGCTGCCCAACATCAGCCTCGAAATATCGGTTATGTCTCCTTTCATGAAGGTGGGAAGTGTGGATGACATTGAGGTGGGAAGGGACGGGCTGTACCTGACTTACATGGGGCAAAGCGGGGTCCTGCTTCCCCAGGTCCCGGTGGAGCAGGGTTGGGACAAAGACGAATACCTGAAAGGGATCTGCAGGAAGGCGGGGTTACCTGATAAGACGTGGGAGAAGCAGGGAGCTGAGTTGTACCGATTCACAGCACAAGTGTTCAGTGAGTAA
- a CDS encoding Fur family transcriptional regulator: MVEQLFIKYLSGKDLKLTSQRRLILQAFLEHGGHVSSEELYDTVKADTPGIGQATVYRTIKLLVDAGISNEVSFGDGVIRYELKREDEHHDHIVCTKCSRQVEFHDPDIEDLQVKQASRQGFTLQFHRMVLYGICRDCI; the protein is encoded by the coding sequence ATGGTCGAGCAGCTTTTCATAAAATACCTTTCCGGAAAGGATCTGAAGTTGACATCCCAGAGAAGGCTGATCCTCCAGGCTTTTCTGGAACATGGAGGGCATGTTTCCTCCGAAGAACTGTACGACACCGTTAAAGCAGACACACCCGGCATCGGACAGGCCACTGTATACAGGACTATAAAGCTGCTGGTAGATGCCGGGATCTCCAACGAGGTTTCCTTCGGTGACGGTGTGATTAGATATGAACTTAAAAGGGAAGATGAGCATCACGATCATATAGTTTGTACAAAATGCTCCCGGCAGGTGGAGTTTCACGATCCGGATATCGAAGACCTGCAAGTGAAGCAGGCAAGCAGGCAAGGCTTCACCCTTCAATTCCACAGGATGGTCCTGTACGGGATCTGCAGGGATTGCATATAA